One Bradyrhizobium sp. CCGB12 genomic window carries:
- the gspD gene encoding type II secretion system secretin GspD — MFVLSSLVLLASCNSATVGDAGVDAAQLDVSDKVRSLDLLPRQTQPVNALATTTAGQGGGNVRAAVYEGSEVTAVADDRLRPTPNGNGFDLNFESTPVATVAKVVLGDILHVGYTIDPRVQGTVSLVSVRPVPKSDMVFVLENALRLSGVVLLHDTAGYRLTPLGDAVGGGRVDEAAANPEAGFGISVVPLQYVSAQTLLKLTDSFATRAGAIRADTTRNLLLIQGTGAERRTAVDTVLSFDVDWMRGQSVGIFPISSGSPAPVIAELEKIVDSGENGLSQNVIKFMPITRLNAVMVVTKKPEMLRTAATWIKRLDRNDTARTTVHVYRVKYGDARQIARVLTDMFLGGSSGNLLDSADSQVAPGSGTVASSSVADRLSLNGNSSSTMGGFASRGNSGTGVTGQNIAAGAQAGNPNQSQGNNAALDSGRGSAGSNGQPVMQDVRITPDTVNNSLLVYADQANYRIIEATLLQIDVPQLQVAIDATIAEVTLNNTLSYGVQTYLTSRNLGLKPNTGSVLNTNASTAPATVTDATTGAASVAGSVTNAFINRAFPGFNFLIGSETQPSLILDALHAVTSVKVLSNPSLVVINNQVATLQVGDVVPVSTGSATVLTTSNTVVNTIDYRNTGIILKVSPRVSVNGTVRLDIEQEISNVPATSTNSLTPTVSERRVKSQIAVVNGQTVLLAGLISEQQSGSRNAIPVLDQIPGLGDAFGHQSNATQRTELIIFIRPQIIRDGSDAHVVAEELRSKLRGGIATTSTNAPITTSFH, encoded by the coding sequence TTTGTTTTGTCATCGCTGGTGTTGTTGGCGTCCTGTAACTCTGCGACAGTCGGCGACGCAGGCGTCGACGCGGCGCAGCTCGACGTCTCGGACAAGGTGCGTTCGCTGGACCTGCTGCCGCGCCAGACCCAGCCGGTGAACGCATTGGCGACAACGACCGCCGGCCAGGGCGGCGGCAACGTTCGCGCGGCGGTGTATGAGGGAAGTGAAGTCACGGCCGTGGCGGACGATCGGCTGAGGCCGACGCCGAACGGCAATGGCTTCGATTTGAATTTCGAGAGCACGCCCGTGGCGACCGTCGCCAAGGTCGTGCTGGGCGATATCCTGCATGTCGGATACACCATCGATCCGCGCGTGCAGGGCACGGTGAGTCTGGTATCGGTTCGCCCGGTGCCGAAATCCGACATGGTCTTCGTGCTTGAGAATGCACTCCGCCTCAGTGGTGTGGTGCTGCTGCATGACACGGCGGGCTATCGCTTGACGCCGCTCGGCGACGCGGTCGGCGGCGGCCGCGTCGACGAGGCCGCGGCCAATCCCGAGGCCGGGTTTGGAATCTCTGTCGTTCCCTTGCAATATGTCTCGGCGCAGACACTGCTGAAGCTGACGGATAGTTTTGCCACGCGGGCCGGCGCGATCCGCGCCGACACGACGCGAAACCTGCTTTTGATCCAGGGCACTGGCGCGGAGCGCCGCACCGCCGTCGACACGGTGCTGAGCTTCGACGTCGACTGGATGCGTGGTCAATCTGTCGGAATCTTCCCGATATCGAGCGGCTCGCCCGCGCCTGTTATCGCCGAGCTCGAGAAGATCGTCGATTCCGGCGAAAATGGTCTCAGCCAGAATGTCATCAAGTTCATGCCGATTACCCGCCTCAACGCGGTGATGGTGGTGACCAAGAAGCCGGAGATGCTGCGCACGGCCGCGACATGGATCAAGCGTCTCGACCGTAACGACACCGCGCGAACCACGGTCCATGTCTACCGCGTCAAGTACGGCGATGCGCGCCAGATCGCGCGGGTTCTGACCGACATGTTCCTTGGCGGATCGTCCGGCAATTTGCTCGACAGTGCCGACAGCCAGGTGGCGCCGGGTTCCGGAACCGTGGCGTCGTCGAGCGTCGCCGACCGTCTGTCGCTCAACGGCAATTCAAGTTCGACCATGGGCGGCTTTGCGTCTCGCGGCAATTCGGGGACGGGAGTGACCGGCCAAAATATCGCGGCTGGCGCGCAAGCAGGCAATCCGAACCAAAGTCAGGGCAACAATGCCGCGCTCGATAGCGGACGCGGCTCCGCCGGCAGCAACGGCCAGCCCGTGATGCAGGACGTGCGGATCACGCCCGACACCGTGAACAACAGCCTCCTGGTCTATGCCGACCAGGCCAATTACCGCATCATCGAGGCGACGCTGCTCCAGATCGATGTGCCGCAACTCCAGGTCGCCATCGACGCGACGATCGCCGAGGTCACGCTGAACAACACGCTGTCCTATGGCGTGCAGACCTATCTCACCAGCAGGAACCTCGGGCTGAAGCCGAACACCGGTTCGGTCCTCAATACCAATGCCAGCACGGCTCCCGCGACTGTCACGGACGCTACGACCGGAGCCGCCTCTGTCGCAGGCTCGGTCACCAATGCTTTCATCAACCGGGCCTTTCCGGGCTTCAATTTCCTGATCGGCTCCGAAACGCAGCCGAGCCTCATCCTGGATGCGCTCCACGCTGTCACCAGCGTCAAGGTACTCTCCAATCCGTCGCTCGTCGTGATCAACAACCAGGTCGCCACCTTACAGGTCGGCGATGTTGTTCCGGTGTCGACCGGCAGCGCGACGGTGCTGACCACGAGCAACACTGTGGTCAACACCATCGACTATCGTAACACCGGCATCATCCTGAAGGTTTCGCCGCGCGTCAGCGTCAACGGCACGGTGCGGCTCGATATCGAGCAGGAGATCAGCAACGTGCCCGCGACCAGCACCAACAGCCTGACACCGACGGTGTCGGAGCGGCGCGTCAAGAGCCAGATCGCGGTCGTCAACGGTCAGACCGTGCTGCTGGCCGGCCTGATCAGCGAGCAGCAGAGCGGCTCCCGCAATGCGATTCCCGTGCTGGACCAGATCCCTGGCCTTGGCGATGCCTTCGGGCATCAGAGCAATGCCACCCAGCGCACAGAGCTGATCATCTTTATCCGCCCGCAGATCATCCGTGACGGTTCCGACGCCCATGTCGTTGCCGAGGAGCTTCGATCGAAACTGCGCGGCGGCATTGCCACGACATCGACCAATGCGCCTATTACCACCAGCTTCCACTGA
- a CDS encoding tetratricopeptide repeat protein, whose translation MLSPTAERGNARALGRLGFRYEHGFGVPQNYYAAADLYCRGAEQGDPFAQAMLALMYDKGHGVPQDFVLAYKWLNLAAARAGGRQREAYLRFRDAVASKLSRNEIAAGQQLH comes from the coding sequence ATGCTTTCACCGACCGCCGAGCGCGGCAACGCGAGAGCCCTCGGCCGGCTCGGTTTCCGGTATGAACATGGCTTCGGCGTTCCGCAGAATTATTACGCCGCTGCGGATCTCTACTGCCGCGGGGCCGAGCAGGGAGACCCGTTCGCGCAAGCGATGCTTGCACTGATGTATGACAAGGGGCACGGCGTTCCCCAGGACTTCGTGCTTGCCTACAAATGGCTCAACCTGGCGGCGGCCCGGGCAGGGGGGCGGCAGCGAGAGGCCTATCTCAGGTTCCGGGACGCCGTCGCATCGAAGCTGTCACGCAACGAAATCGCCGCCGGCCAGCAGTTGCATTGA
- a CDS encoding DUF4082 domain-containing protein produces MSQIALGLRTWPRTLHRRNIWASDSEAEDERPSSHAARNPLETGLHASATAALSSTSLTSSAEFAGVTAGLRTPTSAAADQATSSPVVLLGRIPSATLAPTIVGSSMTPAVAQVCGCGYFIAPTRLLDQMAAHSGQLQGSRLSGGADFVLTGQTGIMGASTSAAMSLQHVAPLINWNALPGGGETGIGTPTAPIGILSGSVTIAKATAPPASRQAATTESTGLLAAAAASTNPVVLENQKPGNPQSEWDIVGAGSSNIEGFATDISVNRGNRVDFKINTNSSNYRIDIYRLGYYGGMGARKVDTIQHTGVQNQPTPLRDAATGLVDAGNWSVSASWNIPADAVSGVYIAKLVRQDGTAGANHIPFIVRDDSSTSDVVFQTSDTTWQAYNGWGGANFYGGNGPATGQGAGRAYAVSYNRPIATRGNVGTYAGPQDYLFGAEYSAIYWLEQNGYDVSYMSGVDADRYGNLLLNHQLYLDVGHDEYWSGQQRANVQAARDAGVNLAFWSGNEMYWRTRWGNSISSGATPYRTLISYKETWSPGASIDPSDQWTGTFRDPRLSPPAVGGGIPENALIGQMFQVDDVGQGSGLESIKIPYDDANLRFWRNTSVANLQPGQTASLTKNYLGYEWDEAPDNGFDPAGLVRLSSTTLPVNTYLLDYGNTTGSGVSTHNLTLYRAPSGALVFGAGTVYWAWGLSDNHDLAPTPTDPRVQQAMINLLADMGIQPGTLQPGMIAGTASTDSTAPTSTINALANFVAGSSVTISGTAADLGGGVIAGVEVSTDGGLSWQNAIGDETWTYTWSPQVAGTYTIKSRAVDDSINLETPSAGRTVTVSAPSYISLFPGSATPATINTTDASAVELGVRFQSSTAGTVSGIRFYKSSQDTGTHTGELWSSTGTLLATATFTNETASGWQSVTFSNPVSLTAGTTYVASYHTNVGHYSSSVNYFTSNVTSGPLTALANGNGVYTYSSNRAFPTTTFQSTNFWVDVMFNPSTTNSAPVAANDTGPTVTQNTPMTITAASLIANDSDPNGDTLTITAVSAATNGTVALNTQPNPQNNTITFTPNAGYTGPASFSYTISDGRGGTATANVNLTVAPLGAGPVSLFSASNTPAQTNLNDGSQLGVGMKFTSSVAGQITALKFYRSASDTGPNVLDLWTSTGTRLATATFTNTSVSGWQTVTLPSAVSIAANTTYVASYHTTGAYVVTNNYFTAAVTNGPLTALSATTPGGNGVYSYGGTSTSSIFPTSTYNGSNYWVDVSFVPSGGSNQPPVANADSGYTTSQNTALTIAAGTLLANDSDPNGGTLSITGVSGAVNGSVSFNSQTNTVTFTPTTGYTGAASFSYTISDGQGGTATATVSLTVNTAPNQPPVANNDSGYTTTQNTALTVAASALLANDSDPNGGTLSITGVSGAVNGSVSFNSQTNTVTFTPTTGYTGAASFSYAISDGQGGTATATVSLTVNTVTNQQPVANNDSGYSTTQNTALTIGASSLLANDTDPNGDPLTITGVSGAVNGTVSFNVQTNVVTFTPTTGYTGAASFSYAISDGRGGTATATANLTVTTPTVSLFSASNTPAVLSDPDAAQVNLGVRFTSSAGGTISGIKYYKGTGDTGTHTGSLWSSTGSLLATATFTNETSSGWQTVVFNNPVSITAGTTYVASYHSNGHYATTGNYFTTARVNGPLTAPASNNGVYTYGTGNLFPTSTYGATNYWVDVLFNPASGANQAPVATNDSGFSATQNSPLTIPASALLANDTDANGDALTITGASNGVNGTASFNAQTNAFTFTPNSGYTGPASFAYAISDGRGGTASAVASLNVNAPGTIVSLFSNNPTPSVVTVNDPNSVELGFKFQASSAGDVTGLRFYKGPSNTGTHTAHLWSSTGTLLATATFANETASGWQQVNFATPVTITQGQTYVASYHTSGNYSVDPNLFGSAISNGPLTAPSSASSGGNGVYAYGSNSLFPTNTYNSTSYGVDVLFRPQLSA; encoded by the coding sequence ATGAGCCAGATCGCTCTCGGATTGCGGACTTGGCCACGGACGCTGCACCGGAGAAATATCTGGGCGTCTGATTCAGAGGCCGAGGACGAGCGGCCGTCATCGCACGCCGCGCGAAATCCGCTGGAAACGGGCCTGCACGCCTCAGCTACCGCTGCGCTGTCTTCAACCAGCCTGACTTCGAGCGCCGAATTCGCAGGCGTGACCGCAGGATTGCGAACGCCAACCTCTGCGGCAGCCGACCAAGCGACGTCAAGTCCCGTCGTCCTCCTTGGTCGGATTCCCTCGGCGACCTTGGCCCCGACTATCGTCGGATCGTCTATGACTCCAGCAGTCGCGCAGGTTTGTGGTTGCGGCTACTTCATTGCTCCAACACGATTGCTCGATCAAATGGCAGCCCACAGCGGGCAATTGCAGGGTAGCCGACTGTCTGGCGGGGCAGATTTCGTGCTGACCGGCCAGACCGGCATCATGGGAGCCTCCACCAGCGCTGCCATGTCATTGCAGCACGTTGCGCCGCTTATCAACTGGAACGCGCTGCCCGGCGGAGGAGAGACCGGTATCGGGACGCCGACCGCCCCAATCGGAATTCTGTCCGGCTCGGTGACAATCGCAAAGGCAACGGCTCCTCCAGCCAGCCGGCAGGCCGCCACAACGGAATCGACCGGCCTTCTCGCGGCCGCAGCGGCCTCTACAAATCCAGTCGTTCTCGAGAATCAGAAGCCGGGAAATCCCCAAAGCGAATGGGATATCGTTGGCGCGGGCAGCTCGAATATCGAAGGTTTTGCCACCGACATCAGCGTCAATCGGGGCAACCGGGTCGACTTCAAGATCAATACGAATTCATCGAACTACCGAATCGACATCTACCGCCTTGGCTACTATGGCGGCATGGGAGCGCGAAAGGTCGACACCATCCAGCACACGGGCGTGCAGAATCAGCCTACGCCGCTGCGCGACGCGGCGACCGGCCTGGTCGATGCGGGCAATTGGTCCGTCTCAGCCTCCTGGAATATTCCGGCCGATGCCGTGTCCGGCGTTTATATCGCAAAGCTCGTGCGCCAGGACGGAACTGCCGGCGCCAATCACATCCCCTTCATCGTTAGAGACGACAGCAGCACCAGCGATGTGGTGTTCCAGACCTCGGATACAACTTGGCAAGCCTATAACGGCTGGGGCGGCGCCAATTTCTATGGCGGCAACGGTCCCGCGACCGGTCAAGGCGCAGGACGCGCCTACGCGGTGAGCTACAACCGGCCGATCGCCACCCGCGGCAACGTCGGAACCTATGCCGGTCCGCAGGACTATTTGTTCGGCGCCGAATATTCAGCGATCTACTGGCTGGAGCAGAATGGTTACGACGTCTCCTACATGTCGGGAGTCGATGCAGACCGTTACGGCAATCTCCTCCTCAACCACCAGCTCTACCTCGACGTTGGTCACGACGAATATTGGTCAGGGCAGCAACGCGCCAATGTCCAGGCGGCCCGCGATGCCGGCGTGAATCTCGCGTTCTGGAGCGGCAACGAGATGTATTGGCGCACGCGCTGGGGCAACAGCATCAGCAGCGGCGCCACGCCCTATCGCACCTTGATCTCCTATAAGGAGACCTGGTCACCAGGAGCCTCGATCGATCCAAGCGACCAGTGGACCGGAACGTTCCGCGATCCGCGCCTCAGCCCGCCGGCGGTCGGCGGGGGAATCCCGGAAAATGCCCTGATCGGGCAGATGTTCCAGGTCGATGATGTCGGCCAAGGCAGCGGCCTTGAGTCCATTAAAATCCCCTATGACGACGCCAATCTGCGCTTCTGGCGCAACACCAGCGTTGCCAATCTTCAGCCCGGGCAAACAGCATCGCTGACCAAGAACTATCTCGGCTATGAGTGGGATGAGGCGCCCGACAACGGATTCGATCCAGCTGGCTTGGTTCGGCTCTCGTCGACAACACTTCCGGTCAACACATATTTGCTCGACTATGGCAACACGACCGGAAGCGGCGTCTCAACCCATAACCTGACGCTCTATCGCGCTCCGAGCGGCGCGTTGGTCTTCGGCGCCGGTACGGTCTACTGGGCATGGGGCCTGAGCGACAATCACGATTTGGCGCCGACACCCACCGATCCGCGCGTGCAACAGGCGATGATCAACCTGCTCGCCGACATGGGGATTCAGCCAGGAACGCTCCAGCCAGGGATGATCGCGGGTACCGCCTCGACGGACTCGACGGCCCCGACCTCCACCATCAACGCACTGGCAAATTTCGTTGCCGGGAGTTCGGTCACGATTTCCGGCACGGCGGCGGATCTCGGCGGCGGCGTGATCGCTGGCGTGGAAGTCTCGACCGATGGCGGACTGAGCTGGCAGAACGCGATCGGCGACGAGACGTGGACCTATACCTGGTCGCCGCAGGTCGCCGGGACTTACACCATCAAATCACGTGCGGTGGACGACAGCATCAATCTGGAAACGCCCTCGGCGGGTCGTACGGTGACTGTGAGCGCGCCGTCCTACATCTCGCTCTTTCCGGGCTCGGCAACCCCCGCCACGATCAACACCACCGATGCAAGCGCCGTCGAGCTCGGTGTGAGGTTTCAATCCTCGACTGCCGGCACCGTAAGCGGGATCCGCTTCTACAAGAGCAGCCAGGATACAGGCACCCATACCGGTGAGCTCTGGAGCAGCACCGGCACCTTGCTGGCAACCGCCACCTTCACAAACGAAACGGCAAGCGGTTGGCAGAGTGTGACGTTCTCCAACCCGGTCTCGCTGACGGCAGGCACCACCTATGTCGCGTCTTATCACACGAACGTGGGCCACTACTCCTCCAGCGTGAATTACTTCACGAGCAATGTGACAAGTGGTCCGCTGACCGCTCTCGCCAATGGTAACGGCGTCTATACTTACAGCAGCAACAGGGCATTCCCGACCACCACGTTCCAATCGACAAATTTCTGGGTTGACGTCATGTTCAACCCGTCCACCACCAATTCCGCGCCGGTGGCTGCGAACGATACCGGGCCGACCGTAACACAGAATACGCCCATGACGATCACGGCGGCGTCGCTGATCGCCAACGACAGCGACCCCAATGGGGATACGCTGACCATAACCGCAGTGAGCGCAGCGACAAACGGCACCGTCGCCCTCAACACGCAGCCCAATCCGCAGAACAACACCATCACATTCACGCCCAATGCCGGCTATACCGGTCCGGCCAGCTTCAGCTACACGATCTCGGACGGGCGCGGCGGTACGGCCACGGCCAATGTCAACCTCACGGTGGCACCGCTCGGAGCGGGTCCTGTCAGCCTGTTCAGCGCGTCAAATACACCGGCGCAGACCAACCTCAATGACGGATCCCAACTTGGGGTCGGGATGAAGTTCACATCCTCAGTCGCCGGCCAGATCACGGCTCTCAAATTCTACCGCAGCGCCAGCGACACCGGTCCCAACGTCCTCGATCTCTGGACGTCGACGGGCACCCGCCTTGCTACGGCCACCTTCACCAATACGTCAGTCAGCGGCTGGCAGACCGTTACTCTGCCCTCCGCGGTTTCGATCGCCGCCAACACGACCTATGTTGCTTCCTATCACACCACCGGCGCCTATGTGGTGACCAACAACTACTTCACCGCGGCTGTCACAAACGGCCCATTGACGGCGCTTTCGGCCACGACACCGGGCGGCAACGGCGTCTATTCCTATGGCGGCACCAGCACGTCCAGCATCTTCCCGACCAGCACCTATAACGGCTCGAACTACTGGGTCGATGTTTCGTTTGTGCCGTCCGGCGGCAGCAACCAACCGCCGGTTGCCAACGCAGACAGCGGCTACACCACCAGCCAGAACACCGCACTGACGATTGCGGCAGGCACGCTGCTCGCCAACGATTCCGATCCCAATGGCGGTACTCTCTCAATCACGGGCGTGAGCGGCGCCGTCAACGGCTCGGTCAGCTTCAACAGCCAGACCAATACGGTGACCTTCACGCCGACCACCGGCTATACCGGCGCGGCTTCATTCAGCTATACCATCTCCGACGGACAGGGCGGCACCGCAACGGCGACGGTCAGTCTGACGGTAAATACCGCACCCAACCAGCCGCCGGTGGCCAACAACGACAGCGGCTACACCACCACCCAGAACACCGCACTGACGGTTGCGGCAAGCGCGCTGCTCGCCAACGATTCCGATCCCAATGGCGGCACTCTCTCAATCACGGGCGTGAGCGGCGCCGTCAACGGCTCGGTCAGTTTCAACAGCCAGACCAATACCGTCACCTTCACGCCGACCACCGGCTATACCGGTGCGGCTTCCTTCAGCTATGCCATCTCCGACGGCCAGGGCGGCACCGCAACTGCAACGGTCAGTCTGACGGTAAATACCGTAACCAACCAGCAGCCGGTTGCTAACAACGACAGCGGTTACAGCACCACGCAGAATACAGCCTTGACGATTGGCGCATCGTCCCTGCTTGCCAATGATACCGATCCAAATGGCGATCCGCTAACCATCACGGGCGTGAGCGGCGCCGTCAACGGCACCGTCAGCTTCAATGTCCAGACCAATGTCGTTACCTTCACGCCGACCACCGGCTACACCGGCGCCGCATCCTTCAGCTATGCCATCTCGGATGGCCGCGGCGGCACCGCGACTGCAACAGCTAACCTGACAGTGACCACGCCGACGGTCAGCTTGTTCTCAGCTTCGAACACGCCGGCGGTTCTCTCGGATCCTGACGCGGCCCAGGTCAATCTCGGCGTACGGTTCACGTCATCTGCAGGCGGTACCATCAGCGGCATCAAATACTACAAGGGCACGGGCGACACCGGCACCCATACGGGTTCGTTATGGAGCAGCACCGGCTCGCTGCTGGCAACCGCTACATTCACGAACGAAACCAGCAGTGGATGGCAGACTGTCGTCTTCAACAATCCGGTTTCGATCACCGCCGGAACGACTTATGTGGCAAGCTACCATAGCAACGGCCACTACGCGACCACGGGCAACTACTTCACCACGGCTCGCGTGAATGGCCCGCTCACAGCCCCCGCCAGCAACAACGGCGTCTACACCTACGGCACCGGCAATCTATTCCCGACCAGCACTTATGGTGCTACCAACTACTGGGTGGACGTGCTGTTCAACCCTGCAAGCGGCGCCAACCAAGCACCGGTGGCCACGAACGACTCCGGCTTTAGCGCGACCCAGAACTCCCCGCTCACGATCCCGGCGTCGGCTCTGCTCGCCAACGACACCGATGCGAACGGCGATGCCCTGACGATCACGGGTGCAAGCAACGGCGTCAACGGCACGGCGAGTTTCAATGCGCAGACCAACGCCTTCACTTTCACACCCAACTCCGGGTATACGGGACCCGCGTCTTTCGCTTATGCCATCTCCGACGGCCGGGGTGGGACGGCAAGCGCGGTCGCCTCACTGAACGTCAATGCACCGGGGACCATCGTCAGCCTGTTCAGCAACAATCCGACGCCGAGCGTGGTAACGGTCAATGATCCGAACTCGGTGGAGCTCGGGTTCAAGTTCCAGGCGTCCAGCGCCGGCGATGTCACCGGGCTGCGCTTCTACAAGGGCCCGTCGAACACCGGCACTCATACCGCGCATCTCTGGAGCAGCACCGGCACCCTGCTGGCCACCGCCACCTTCGCCAACGAGACGGCGAGCGGTTGGCAGCAAGTCAACTTCGCCACGCCGGTAACGATCACGCAAGGGCAGACGTATGTTGCATCCTATCACACGTCGGGAAACTACTCCGTCGATCCCAACCTGTTTGGCTCGGCGATTAGCAACGGACCGCTGACTGCGCCATCCTCGGCTTCGAGCGGAGGCAATGGCGTGTATGCATATGGATCAAACAGCCTCTTCCCGACCAACACCTACAACTCAACGAGTTACGGCGTCGATGTGCTGTTCCGTCCGCAACTGAGTGCGTAG
- a CDS encoding GTP-binding protein produces the protein MQEGASAANRLPVTVLSGFLGSGKTTLLNHVLRNREGLRVAVIVNDMSQLNIDADLVRNGGANLSHTTETLVELSNGCICCTLRDDLLLEVRRLAEERRFDYLLIEGTGISEPLPVAATFSFRDEAGVSLSDLAKLDTMVTVVDATDLLAKYSSRDLLRDHGELRDAADGRTIIDLLVEQIEFADVVVINKVSEVTEATCADVRKVVAALNPRARTIETDFGDVPLHTILNTGLFDEAKAATHPLWDKELYNPASHVPETEEYGISSFVYLERRPFDPVSLLSFLNRPWPGVLRAKGHFWLATRPDWVGVLSVAGMQRRCEPMGYWWATIPKSTWPGHPHVQQQLNDQWDSTWGDRRQELVFIGSGMDETYIRASLDACLANSENGFDPQSWRNLSDPFPPWALS, from the coding sequence ATGCAAGAGGGAGCAAGCGCCGCCAATCGGCTACCAGTCACCGTGCTCAGCGGATTTCTGGGTTCGGGGAAGACGACACTGCTTAACCACGTGCTGAGGAATCGTGAGGGCCTCCGGGTTGCCGTCATCGTCAATGACATGAGTCAGTTGAACATAGACGCGGATCTGGTTCGCAACGGTGGCGCAAACCTATCGCATACGACCGAAACACTCGTGGAGCTCAGCAATGGTTGCATATGCTGCACGCTACGCGACGATCTCTTGCTCGAGGTCAGGCGATTGGCCGAAGAACGGCGCTTTGACTATCTTCTGATTGAAGGGACCGGGATTTCTGAACCTCTCCCTGTCGCGGCAACTTTCTCCTTTCGCGACGAAGCCGGTGTCTCGCTCTCTGATCTTGCGAAACTCGACACGATGGTGACGGTCGTGGACGCCACGGACCTGCTCGCCAAGTATAGCAGTCGCGATCTTTTACGCGACCACGGCGAGCTGCGCGATGCGGCCGATGGGCGTACGATCATCGATCTCCTGGTTGAGCAGATCGAATTTGCTGATGTGGTCGTGATCAACAAGGTGTCGGAAGTGACAGAGGCAACGTGTGCGGATGTGCGCAAGGTCGTTGCCGCACTCAATCCCCGGGCGCGCACAATCGAGACCGACTTTGGCGACGTTCCTCTCCACACAATTCTCAACACCGGCCTCTTCGATGAAGCGAAGGCTGCGACACATCCTCTCTGGGACAAGGAGCTATACAATCCCGCGTCCCATGTGCCGGAGACCGAGGAGTACGGCATATCCAGTTTCGTCTACTTGGAAAGACGTCCGTTCGATCCCGTCAGCCTCTTGTCCTTTCTCAATAGGCCCTGGCCAGGTGTGTTACGCGCCAAAGGACATTTCTGGCTTGCGACCCGTCCGGATTGGGTGGGTGTCCTCTCAGTTGCAGGGATGCAACGTCGGTGCGAGCCTATGGGATATTGGTGGGCAACAATCCCGAAGTCGACGTGGCCAGGCCATCCTCACGTCCAACAACAACTCAATGATCAATGGGACAGCACTTGGGGCGATCGTCGTCAGGAGCTTGTGTTCATCGGTTCAGGCATGGACGAAACATACATCCGAGCCTCGCTGGATGCCTGCCTTGCCAATTCGGAGAATGGGTTCGATCCCCAGAGCTGGCGCAATCTCAGCGATCCCTTTCCGCCTTGGGCATTATCCTGA
- a CDS encoding SMP-30/gluconolactonase/LRE family protein, with product MTATIIATRKVETAVPAGDLLGETPLWCDRSAKLWWVDIDRQLHQSFDPSTGVHTSSRYDCSFLGSQALTSDGPHILAQDLCLRRRDPTSDQLHQFCDVERGLDNRLNDGRVDARGRLWIGTMDNELHRPNGSLYRIDGDGTTTRMFGGVIVTNGIAFSPDNRTMYFTDTRRYRTWCFDFDLDDGVIGNKRLFADYAAYRERPDGACVDVDGGLWTAFFSGSRIVRYRPDGRIDTIIPLPVTNPTCVCFGGSDLRTMFVTSARRFLDAGQLSAEPEAGHLLAIQCIAQGLPEHRFAANPRTRNVAR from the coding sequence GTGACGGCGACGATCATCGCGACCCGGAAGGTGGAAACCGCGGTGCCTGCAGGCGACCTCTTGGGCGAGACGCCGCTCTGGTGCGACCGGTCAGCCAAGCTTTGGTGGGTCGATATCGACCGGCAGCTTCATCAATCGTTCGATCCGTCGACCGGCGTCCACACGTCATCTCGTTATGACTGCAGCTTTCTCGGAAGCCAGGCCTTGACGTCCGACGGCCCGCACATCCTGGCGCAGGATCTATGCTTGCGGCGCCGGGATCCGACAAGTGATCAGTTGCACCAGTTCTGCGATGTCGAACGCGGCTTGGATAACCGGCTCAATGACGGGCGCGTCGATGCACGCGGCCGTCTCTGGATCGGAACCATGGACAACGAGCTGCATCGGCCCAACGGCTCGCTCTATCGGATTGACGGCGATGGCACGACGACGCGCATGTTTGGGGGTGTCATCGTGACGAATGGAATCGCGTTTTCGCCGGACAATCGCACCATGTATTTCACCGATACCCGGCGATACCGCACTTGGTGTTTCGATTTCGATCTCGACGACGGCGTGATCGGCAACAAGCGGCTCTTTGCAGACTATGCGGCGTACAGGGAGCGGCCTGACGGAGCTTGCGTCGATGTTGATGGCGGGCTTTGGACGGCGTTCTTCTCAGGTAGCCGGATCGTGCGTTATCGACCCGACGGCCGGATCGACACCATCATTCCCCTGCCCGTGACGAATCCGACATGTGTGTGCTTCGGCGGCAGCGATCTGAGGACGATGTTCGTCACAAGCGCGCGCAGGTTTCTCGACGCCGGACAATTGAGTGCAGAGCCTGAAGCGGGCCATCTCCTCGCCATTCAGTGCATCGCGCAGGGCCTCCCGGAACACCGGTTCGCAGCCAATCCACGAACCCGAAACGTCGCCCGTTAA